The following proteins come from a genomic window of Miscanthus floridulus cultivar M001 chromosome 2, ASM1932011v1, whole genome shotgun sequence:
- the LOC136538098 gene encoding pathogenesis-related protein PRMS-like, whose protein sequence is MAHSSCHHHHLLLPRAMATACFLLVTLLALCAAPAPAHGARVLTPGGAGAGAVTKAQQQGGTTSSSSSNATAADEYLAPHNQVRAAVGVAPLRWSADLASAAAKTVAQQQRQGGCAFADMGASPYGANQGWASYRALPAEVVALWVAEGRYYTHANNTCAAGRQCGTYTQVVWRRTAEVGCAQASCATGATLTLCLYNPHGNVQGQSPY, encoded by the coding sequence ATGGCGCACTCGAGctgtcaccaccaccacctcctcctccccagGGCCATGGCCACGGCGTGCTTCCTCCTCGTCACCCTCCTCGCGCTCTgcgccgcgccggcgccggcccaCGGCGCGCGCGTCCTCACgccgggcggcgcgggcgcgggcgcggtcaCCAAGGCGCAGCAGCAGGGCggcaccaccagcagcagcagcagcaacgcgACGGCGGCGGACGAGTACCTGGCGCCGCACAACCAGGTGCGCGCGGCGGTGGGCGTGGCCCCCCTGCGGTGGAGCGCGGACCTGGCCTCGGCGGCCGCGAAGACGGTGGCGCAGCAGCAGCGGCAGGGCGGGTGCGCGTTCGCGGACATGGGGGCCAGCCCCTACGGCGCGAACCAGGGGTGGGCCAGCTACCGCGCGCTCCCCGCCGAGGTGGTGGCGTTGTGGGTGGCGGAGGGGCGGTACTACACCCACGCCAACAACACGTGCGCCGCGGGGCGGCAGTGCGGCACGTACACGCAGGTGGTGTGGCGCCGCACCGCCGAGGTCGGGTGCGCGCAGGCCAGCTGCGCCACGGGCGCCACGCTCACGCTCTGCCTGTACAACCCGCACGGCAACGTGCAGGGCCAGAGCCCCTACTAG
- the LOC136538099 gene encoding protein MIZU-KUSSEI 1-like, translating into MPPAVVPVEDGGAGEAAGVEVTYYSCHVAWLAWWNHVRCVLASTFLPCPPAPTTKSAIVRGTLFVPSAGDRRVRLFLQEHGPAATDQPVDHDEHFLVLDLPAGLGGADIAAAGRIVLEYQRQWAPNASPRGALLDSPKWLVYCKGTRVGYATRRERPSDAEGWLLEKLRAVTSGAGRLPGGGVEYLRGRFERIVASPDAESFHLTEWPGVHGGGFDGGLSIFFHRVC; encoded by the coding sequence ATGCCACCTGCAGTAGTGCCAGTTGAAGACGGCGGCGCTGGCGAGGCCGCCGGCGTGGAGGTGACATATTACAGCTGCCATGTCGCGTGGCTTGCGTGGTGGAACCACGTCCGGTGCGTCCTCGCGTCCACGTTCCTCCCGTGCCCCCCGGCGCCGACCACAAAATCGGCCATCGTTCGTGGCACGCTCTTCGTGCCCTCCGCCGGTGACCGCCGCGTCCGCCTCTTCCTGCAGGAGCACGGGCCCGCCGCCACTGACCAACCAGTGGACCACGACGAGCATTTCCTCGTCCTCGACCTGCCGGCTGGCCTCGGCGGTGCGGACATCGCCGCGGCGGGCAGGATCGTGCTCGAGTACCAGCGCCAGTGGGCGCCCAATGCCTCTCCCCGCGGCGCGCTCCTCGACTCGCCCAAGTGGCTGGTGTACTGCAAGGGCACGCGCGTCGGGTACGCGACGAGGCGGGAGCGGCCGTCGGATGCGGAGGGGTGGTTGCTGGAGAAGCTGCGGGCCGTGACCTCCGGCGCTGGCCGCCTGCCCGGCGGAGGGGTGGAATACCTGCGCGGGAGGTTCGAGAGGATCGTCGCCTCGCCGGACGCGGAGTCGTTCCACCTCACTGAATGGCCGGGAGTCCACGGCGGCGGCTTCGACGGCGGTCTTAGTATCTTCTTCCATCGGGTTTGTTAG